In a single window of the Hoeflea algicola genome:
- a CDS encoding bifunctional enoyl-CoA hydratase/phosphate acetyltransferase, producing MKDNFEPFEALATAACKAGPVRVAVADAAQTVVLETLRDAERAGLVTPLLVGDPNAIRTIAADLGWTVAEDAIIAVADDAEAAARVVALVHEGRADVVMKGNLHTDIFMRALLDKTLGLRLPGRRVSHVFVVALPSHDRLLGITDAAINIAPELTAKAQICQNAVDLFRMLGVVRPKVAVLSAVETVTVDIASTLDAASLTLMSRRGQITGAEVDGPLALDNAISARAATEKGVLSDVAGSADILLVPDLVSGNILAKTLEYFAGGVAAGIAIGLAAPVVLTSRADPALARLAALAIAALMYHRRPQVEPRPGPAESSIATAPQLEDACCPLPVVSNLQPVSVGTQPQFEVAAQ from the coding sequence ATGAAAGATAACTTCGAACCGTTTGAAGCCCTGGCCACGGCGGCGTGCAAGGCAGGCCCGGTCCGCGTTGCGGTTGCCGATGCCGCTCAGACAGTGGTGCTGGAAACGCTGCGCGATGCCGAACGTGCCGGTCTGGTTACACCGCTCTTGGTCGGCGACCCGAATGCCATCCGCACAATCGCCGCAGATCTGGGCTGGACGGTTGCGGAGGACGCGATTATCGCTGTGGCCGACGATGCTGAGGCGGCGGCCCGTGTGGTCGCTCTGGTGCATGAGGGCCGAGCAGACGTGGTGATGAAGGGCAACCTGCATACCGATATCTTCATGCGCGCGCTTCTCGACAAGACCCTCGGACTGCGACTTCCGGGACGACGCGTCAGCCATGTCTTTGTAGTGGCGCTGCCCAGTCATGACCGACTGCTCGGTATCACCGACGCAGCAATCAACATTGCGCCCGAACTCACCGCCAAGGCGCAGATTTGCCAGAATGCGGTCGATCTGTTCCGTATGTTGGGTGTGGTGAGGCCAAAGGTTGCAGTGCTGTCGGCAGTAGAGACCGTGACGGTCGACATCGCCTCGACGCTGGATGCCGCCTCTCTCACTCTGATGTCCCGACGCGGCCAGATCACTGGGGCCGAGGTGGATGGGCCGCTGGCGCTCGACAATGCCATCTCGGCGCGCGCTGCAACCGAGAAAGGTGTTTTGTCTGACGTCGCAGGCTCCGCCGATATCTTGCTGGTGCCAGATCTTGTCTCGGGCAATATTCTGGCCAAGACGCTGGAATATTTTGCCGGGGGCGTTGCGGCGGGGATTGCGATCGGGTTGGCAGCGCCGGTGGTACTGACCTCGCGCGCTGACCCGGCATTGGCGAGACTGGCGGCCCTGGCGATTGCTGCCCTGATGTACCACCGCAGACCGCAGGTTGAACCGCGACCGGGTCCCGCTGAAAGCAGCATTGCCACCGCACCGCAACTGGAAGATGCCTGCTGTCCCCTGCCCGTCGTGTCAAACCTGCAACCAGTTTCGGTCGGCACCCAGCCACAATTCGAGGTAGCCGCGCAATGA
- a CDS encoding DUF3141 domain-containing protein: MFVSASVAKLEHRAILESLDEIEALAPGLYEMKIENPTGDPDCHKSDLIVTYEPREVSGLKAAYPHEAFEKVAEVSTTLDSFYSAFVSPWVLAMTTPASADLLKSLHPMRTSRYMFSEAYNPWMRGVRMMADSLRDTRQPLPADHPGIVAERKVMSNVGQMIKGARERRDATYEQVFRLLYGGGSKPAQTPPTVSGAVKSKASPNNSKPGKEKRHAVGK, from the coding sequence ATATTCGTCTCGGCCAGCGTGGCAAAGCTGGAGCATCGGGCCATCCTGGAAAGTCTGGACGAGATCGAGGCGCTGGCGCCGGGCCTTTACGAAATGAAGATCGAAAACCCCACAGGCGATCCCGACTGCCACAAGTCCGATCTGATCGTGACCTATGAGCCGCGCGAAGTGTCTGGTCTGAAGGCGGCTTATCCGCACGAAGCGTTCGAAAAGGTAGCCGAAGTCTCGACGACGCTTGACAGCTTCTACAGCGCCTTCGTCAGCCCCTGGGTGCTGGCGATGACCACGCCGGCCAGTGCCGACTTGCTGAAATCACTGCATCCAATGCGGACAAGCCGGTACATGTTTTCCGAGGCGTATAATCCATGGATGCGCGGTGTGCGGATGATGGCGGATTCCCTGCGCGACACCCGCCAGCCATTGCCCGCCGATCATCCAGGGATCGTCGCGGAACGCAAGGTGATGTCCAATGTGGGGCAGATGATTAAAGGCGCGCGCGAACGCCGTGACGCAACCTACGAACAAGTCTTCCGGCTGCTCTATGGTGGCGGCTCCAAACCTGCCCAAACGCCGCCGACTGTGTCTGGTGCAGTCAAATCAAAGGCCAGCCCGAATAACTCCAAACCTGGCAAAGAAAAACGCCATGCTGTCGGGAAGTGA
- a CDS encoding heavy metal translocating P-type ATPase, with the protein MIKVDDMLSVWSLDEVERRIGEVPGVESVTVNFAAKNATVRYDETRVAVSDIKSTVHELGLQSNRPAEDAPPEVAATKDHEDHLDDSEPAAALLSATQKSGVETPAATHDAHAGHEKHDGTVPDASKSSSGSQTDTPEPSSDHAGHNSHDKHQGHSPEKFRDRFWLSLAVTVPVVIWSAPIQDLLGYQAPAFPGSDWMAPVLSTVVFLYGGLVFLQGAWRELRDRLPGMMTLISLAITVAFIFSWVVQLGLIDSMPLWWELATLVAIMLLGHWIEMRSINQAQGALKELAKLLPDTATRITDTGEETVDISALRNGDLLLVRPGESVPADGVVRKGMSAIDEAMITGESRPVKKGEGDEVIAATINGEGSLRIEVTGTGDKTKLSGIMRLVADAQTSKSRSQHLADRAARMLTVAAIGAAVLTFVAWQLLGAELDFAVVRMVTVLVIACPHALGLAVPLVVAISTTLGARNGLLVRDRRGLEEARNLDTVIFDKTGTLTLGEFRIVASSVAKGLGEDEALRIASGIEAESQHPIARGIVKTAEDKGIAVPSADGFRAITGKGVAATIDGVEYHMGGPALLKAENVDVPPALQAASEAAAGNGQAAIYLVQAGKALAVYAVADAIREESREAIAALHERGIEVAMLTGDAQAVADAVAKELGIDTVFAEVLPDDKASKVRELQAQGKKVAMIGDGVNDAPALATADIGIAIGAGADVAVEAGHIVLVRSDPRDIPRIITLSRVTYRKMKQNLWLAAGYNIFAIPLAAGVLAPWGILLTPAVGAILMSASTVVVAINAQLLKRVKL; encoded by the coding sequence GTGATCAAAGTTGATGACATGTTGTCGGTATGGAGCCTTGATGAAGTGGAGCGTCGGATCGGCGAAGTACCCGGCGTTGAAAGCGTTACGGTGAATTTCGCCGCGAAGAACGCCACCGTCCGCTATGACGAAACCCGGGTTGCGGTTTCCGATATCAAATCAACCGTGCACGAGCTTGGATTGCAATCCAACAGACCCGCTGAGGATGCACCTCCTGAGGTAGCAGCCACCAAGGATCATGAAGACCACCTAGACGACAGCGAACCGGCAGCCGCCCTCTTATCTGCCACACAGAAATCAGGGGTGGAAACACCTGCCGCCACGCATGACGCGCATGCAGGACATGAAAAACACGACGGCACGGTGCCGGATGCGTCGAAGTCCTCATCTGGGAGTCAGACCGACACGCCGGAACCCTCATCCGACCATGCGGGCCACAATAGCCATGACAAACATCAGGGCCATTCTCCCGAGAAGTTCCGGGACCGGTTCTGGCTGTCGCTCGCTGTCACCGTTCCGGTTGTCATCTGGTCGGCCCCCATCCAGGATTTGCTCGGCTACCAGGCTCCGGCGTTCCCCGGATCGGATTGGATGGCGCCTGTGCTCTCTACTGTCGTCTTCCTCTACGGCGGCCTGGTTTTCCTACAAGGCGCGTGGCGCGAGCTCAGAGACCGGCTGCCGGGGATGATGACCCTCATCTCACTCGCCATCACGGTCGCATTCATCTTCTCCTGGGTGGTTCAGCTTGGGTTGATCGACTCGATGCCACTGTGGTGGGAGCTGGCAACGCTGGTCGCGATCATGCTGCTCGGCCACTGGATAGAAATGCGGTCCATCAATCAGGCTCAGGGTGCTTTGAAGGAACTGGCGAAGCTTTTGCCAGACACGGCAACGCGGATCACCGATACGGGTGAGGAAACGGTCGACATCAGCGCCTTGCGCAATGGCGACCTGTTGCTGGTGCGCCCTGGTGAAAGCGTTCCTGCGGACGGCGTTGTGCGCAAGGGCATGAGCGCCATTGACGAGGCGATGATCACCGGTGAATCGCGACCCGTGAAAAAGGGCGAAGGCGATGAAGTGATTGCCGCCACGATCAACGGAGAAGGATCCCTGCGCATTGAGGTCACCGGAACGGGCGACAAGACCAAGCTGTCCGGCATCATGCGGCTGGTGGCCGATGCGCAGACCTCCAAATCGAGATCTCAGCACCTGGCGGATCGCGCAGCCCGGATGCTTACCGTCGCAGCGATTGGCGCGGCGGTGCTAACATTTGTGGCGTGGCAATTGCTTGGCGCTGAGCTGGATTTTGCCGTGGTGCGAATGGTGACGGTTCTGGTGATCGCCTGCCCTCATGCTCTTGGGCTGGCGGTGCCATTGGTAGTGGCCATCTCGACAACACTGGGCGCCCGCAACGGCCTTCTGGTCCGGGACCGCCGCGGGCTTGAGGAGGCCCGCAATCTTGACACCGTAATTTTCGACAAGACTGGAACTTTGACGCTGGGCGAGTTCCGGATCGTCGCCAGTTCCGTTGCAAAGGGTCTGGGCGAGGACGAGGCCCTTCGCATCGCGTCTGGTATTGAAGCCGAATCCCAGCATCCGATCGCCCGGGGGATCGTGAAGACTGCGGAAGACAAAGGCATCGCGGTCCCATCAGCCGACGGATTCCGCGCGATCACCGGCAAGGGCGTTGCAGCCACAATTGACGGGGTCGAGTACCATATGGGAGGGCCGGCGCTGCTCAAGGCGGAAAACGTCGATGTTCCACCAGCGCTTCAGGCTGCCTCCGAAGCCGCAGCCGGCAATGGCCAAGCAGCGATCTATCTCGTCCAGGCGGGCAAGGCGCTGGCTGTCTATGCCGTGGCGGATGCGATACGCGAGGAAAGCCGTGAAGCCATCGCGGCGCTGCATGAACGGGGCATTGAGGTTGCCATGTTGACGGGCGACGCACAGGCGGTGGCCGATGCGGTTGCGAAAGAGCTTGGCATCGATACAGTTTTCGCTGAAGTGCTGCCCGATGACAAAGCGTCCAAGGTCCGCGAGTTGCAGGCCCAAGGCAAGAAGGTGGCTATGATTGGAGATGGGGTGAATGACGCACCCGCCCTTGCCACCGCAGACATCGGGATTGCGATTGGCGCCGGAGCCGACGTGGCCGTCGAGGCAGGGCATATCGTGTTGGTGCGATCGGACCCCCGCGACATCCCCCGCATCATCACGCTGAGCCGGGTCACATATCGCAAGATGAAACAGAACCTCTGGCTGGCGGCAGGCTACAACATCTTTGCCATTCCGCTTGCCGCAGGAGTGCTTGCGCCTTGGGGTATCCTCCTCACGCCCGCCGTGGGCGCAATACTCATGTCGGCGAGCACGGTCGTGGTGGCGATCAACGCGCAACTCTTGAAGCGAGTAAAACTTTGA
- a CDS encoding patatin-like phospholipase family protein, whose protein sequence is MTSQHKSFALVLSGGGARGLSHVGVLRALISLGYFPSAIVGVSMGAVVGATYSLNPNWYRDLIEMDTSGFPSTPNFRGRSIAERARGLAIALLAARDMYFGWGAGARTESWGRGVLAALTEGKNLEDGSIPVFVCTTDVLSGERVVHNRGSAANYVYASAALAGILPPLIDGSHVLMDGAYADIAPIDVARSTGVDVVIAVDPSQPEAGIAPRNGVQAMLRSIEICQNEHARLRFGQADMVIRPKFRNTIGTLEFRYKRQCIASGTMAVRRSGDQIRTLLNRGT, encoded by the coding sequence ATGACCAGCCAACACAAGTCCTTCGCCCTTGTCCTTAGTGGTGGTGGCGCAAGAGGTCTTTCGCATGTGGGAGTTTTGAGAGCCCTGATCAGTTTGGGTTATTTCCCCAGTGCAATTGTCGGTGTGTCAATGGGCGCGGTGGTTGGCGCAACTTATTCGCTGAACCCAAACTGGTATCGAGATCTTATTGAAATGGACACCAGCGGGTTCCCGTCAACGCCGAACTTTCGAGGCCGAAGCATTGCCGAAAGAGCGAGGGGCCTGGCGATTGCGCTGCTTGCGGCACGTGACATGTATTTTGGCTGGGGCGCCGGAGCGCGCACCGAGAGCTGGGGCCGGGGTGTCCTTGCCGCCTTGACCGAGGGCAAAAACTTGGAGGATGGATCCATCCCTGTCTTTGTCTGCACGACGGATGTGCTGTCGGGGGAACGTGTTGTCCACAACCGAGGGTCAGCTGCTAACTACGTTTATGCCAGTGCTGCGCTCGCAGGTATCCTACCACCGCTGATTGACGGATCTCACGTCCTGATGGATGGTGCCTATGCGGACATCGCGCCTATAGATGTGGCGCGAAGCACCGGTGTCGATGTAGTGATCGCTGTTGATCCAAGCCAACCCGAAGCTGGGATAGCTCCCCGCAACGGAGTACAAGCGATGCTAAGATCAATCGAGATCTGTCAGAACGAGCATGCCCGGCTGCGTTTCGGTCAGGCCGATATGGTCATCAGGCCAAAGTTTAGAAATACCATAGGAACACTGGAGTTCCGCTACAAGCGGCAATGCATTGCGTCGGGCACCATGGCAGTGCGCCGGTCCGGTGATCAGATCAGAACGTTGCTCAATCGAGGCACATAG
- a CDS encoding glucoamylase family protein: MMQRQSHVKRPHPGETRLDALQRHAFDYFLNETNLANGLVADKSQPGAPASIAAVGFALAAYPVGVERAWISRISAIDRTLAALRFFNNAPQATGPDMTGHKGFFYHFLDMTTGRRAGLCELSTVDTGFLLAGMLAAAAYFDRDSEDEQEIRTLADALYRRADWQWACNGGATITHGWTPEDGFLPYRWEGYDEASLLYVLALGSPTHPLAAESYLAWTSTYQWKEIYGYEFIYGGPLFIHQYSHIWIDFRGIQDAFTRGKGIDYFENSRRATYVQQEYAIRNPLKFAGYGENFWGLTASDGPGWTTRRVNGIERAFFDYAARGVPYGPDDGTVAPWAVVASLPFAPEIVMPTIAHFQDVYPQVTGAYSCPFALSLRDQPRSRGADVREFPNGSALAPYARMPLRGHRAAAGGIHRRLAVTATEACKS; this comes from the coding sequence ATGATGCAGCGGCAATCGCATGTGAAACGGCCCCACCCCGGAGAAACGAGGCTGGATGCGTTACAGCGGCATGCCTTCGATTACTTCCTGAACGAAACCAATCTCGCCAATGGCCTCGTAGCCGACAAATCGCAGCCGGGCGCGCCCGCGAGCATCGCAGCCGTGGGTTTCGCCCTGGCGGCCTACCCCGTCGGTGTCGAGCGCGCATGGATCTCACGCATCAGCGCAATCGATCGAACGCTGGCGGCATTGCGGTTCTTCAACAACGCTCCGCAGGCCACGGGCCCTGACATGACAGGGCACAAGGGCTTCTTCTATCATTTCCTCGACATGACGACCGGGCGGCGCGCCGGCCTTTGCGAGCTGTCCACCGTCGATACCGGCTTCCTGCTGGCCGGCATGCTCGCCGCCGCAGCATATTTCGATCGGGACAGTGAAGACGAGCAGGAGATACGGACACTCGCCGACGCGCTTTACCGCCGGGCGGACTGGCAATGGGCCTGCAACGGCGGCGCGACGATCACCCACGGGTGGACGCCTGAGGACGGATTTCTGCCTTACCGCTGGGAAGGCTATGATGAGGCCTCTCTTCTGTATGTACTCGCATTGGGCTCACCAACCCATCCTCTGGCTGCGGAGAGCTACCTGGCATGGACCTCGACCTACCAATGGAAGGAAATCTACGGTTACGAATTCATCTATGGGGGCCCGCTCTTCATCCACCAGTACTCGCACATCTGGATAGACTTCCGCGGAATCCAGGATGCATTCACGCGAGGCAAAGGCATCGACTATTTCGAGAACAGCCGGCGCGCCACCTACGTCCAGCAAGAGTACGCGATCCGCAATCCGCTCAAATTTGCGGGCTACGGAGAGAACTTCTGGGGCCTGACCGCGAGCGACGGGCCAGGCTGGACGACGCGGCGCGTCAACGGCATCGAGCGCGCGTTCTTCGACTATGCCGCCCGCGGCGTTCCGTACGGCCCTGACGACGGGACGGTCGCGCCGTGGGCCGTGGTGGCATCGTTGCCGTTCGCACCGGAAATCGTGATGCCGACGATTGCGCATTTTCAGGACGTATATCCGCAAGTCACAGGCGCATACAGCTGTCCGTTCGCCCTATCACTTCGGGATCAACCTCGGTCCCGTGGTGCTGATGTGCGAGAATTTCCGAACGGATCTGCTTTGGCGCCTTATGCGCGCATGCCCCTACGTGGTCACAGGGCTGCGGCGGGCGGGATTCACCGGCGGTTGGCTGTGACGGCCACGGAGGCGTGCAAATCATGA
- the fabI gene encoding enoyl-ACP reductase FabI: MTISVRPINPAEALDLSAKKGLVVGIANEHSLAWAATQHFHAAGADLALTYFNNKALAYVEPLAKRVAAPIFMPCDVTQEGSLEAVFATIEKTWGRLDFLLHSIAWAPAEDLHGRLTDSSSAGFAQSMLVSCHSFIRMAKLAEPLMTKGGSLITLSFLGAEKVVDHYNVMGPVKAALESSVRYLAHELGPKAIRVNAISAGAIRTRASSGIEHFDELIDETIKKAPLRRTVTPDEVGRAALLLASDYTTGTTGEVMHVDAGFHVASMVFH, encoded by the coding sequence ATGACCATTTCCGTCAGACCGATCAATCCGGCTGAAGCGCTCGACCTTTCAGCAAAGAAGGGTCTTGTCGTGGGCATCGCCAATGAACATAGCCTAGCCTGGGCTGCCACACAGCATTTCCACGCTGCCGGCGCTGACCTGGCCCTGACCTATTTCAACAACAAGGCCCTGGCCTATGTCGAACCACTGGCAAAGCGTGTCGCCGCGCCGATTTTCATGCCCTGTGATGTAACGCAGGAGGGTTCATTGGAAGCGGTTTTCGCAACCATAGAGAAAACATGGGGCCGTCTTGATTTCCTCCTGCACTCGATCGCTTGGGCACCGGCAGAGGATCTGCACGGTCGATTGACGGACAGTTCAAGCGCAGGGTTCGCCCAATCAATGCTGGTCTCGTGCCATTCATTCATCCGGATGGCCAAATTGGCCGAGCCGCTTATGACCAAAGGCGGCAGTCTGATAACGCTCAGCTTTCTAGGTGCCGAAAAGGTTGTGGACCACTACAACGTCATGGGACCCGTCAAAGCAGCCCTTGAATCATCAGTGCGTTATCTTGCGCACGAACTTGGCCCAAAAGCGATCCGGGTCAACGCTATTTCTGCTGGCGCCATACGGACGCGGGCGTCATCTGGAATCGAACATTTCGACGAACTGATCGACGAAACCATCAAAAAAGCTCCCTTGCGGCGAACAGTGACACCGGACGAGGTTGGCCGCGCAGCCCTGCTACTGGCCAGCGACTACACGACGGGCACGACAGGCGAAGTTATGCATGTTGACGCAGGATTCCACGTTGCCAGCATGGTGTTTCATTAG
- the ppk2 gene encoding polyphosphate kinase 2, with the protein MSKKTKRKAAPEPEGYKQTLHSLQVELVKLQRHLIKNDLRILILLEGRDASGKDGVIKRLTAHLSPRDTRVVALGKPSDRDHNSWYFKRYVASLPASQEMVVMNRSWYNRAGVEKVMGFCTDAEHEEFMRSVLPFERMLTGSGTQLFKYYLDISKSEQKKRLADRRIDPLKQWKSSPIDKSALRRWDDYSDARNEMLTRTHSEDLPWHVVRADDKKQARLNVIRHLMARVDCPDKDAHLAQPDPDIVFDFAEEHIQSGRIAP; encoded by the coding sequence ATGAGCAAGAAAACGAAAAGGAAGGCCGCACCGGAGCCCGAAGGCTACAAGCAAACCCTCCACAGCCTTCAGGTTGAGCTGGTGAAACTGCAGCGACACCTGATCAAAAACGATCTCCGCATCCTGATCCTGCTCGAAGGTCGTGATGCTTCAGGAAAGGACGGCGTGATCAAGCGCCTTACCGCGCATCTCAGCCCGCGCGACACCCGGGTCGTTGCGCTCGGCAAACCCTCCGACCGCGACCACAACAGCTGGTACTTCAAGCGCTATGTCGCCAGCCTGCCTGCCAGCCAAGAAATGGTCGTCATGAACCGCAGCTGGTACAACCGGGCCGGCGTCGAAAAGGTGATGGGGTTCTGCACGGATGCAGAACACGAGGAGTTCATGCGCTCCGTTTTGCCATTCGAGCGCATGCTCACTGGCTCCGGAACGCAGCTTTTCAAGTATTATCTCGACATATCGAAATCCGAACAGAAGAAAAGACTGGCAGATCGGCGGATTGATCCGCTCAAGCAATGGAAGAGCAGCCCCATTGACAAGAGCGCGCTGCGGCGCTGGGACGATTACAGCGACGCGCGCAACGAAATGCTCACTCGGACCCATAGCGAAGACCTGCCCTGGCACGTCGTGCGGGCCGATGACAAGAAGCAGGCCCGGCTCAATGTCATCCGCCACCTCATGGCCCGCGTCGACTGCCCCGACAAGGATGCACACCTGGCCCAACCGGATCCGGATATCGTGTTCGACTTTGCAGAGGAGCATATCCAAAGCGGCAGGATCGCACCATGA
- a CDS encoding phosphoketolase family protein: MNRPVNSPLSLDLIQKMDAYWRAANYLSVGQIYLYDNPLLKIPLSLEHVKPRLLGHWGTTPGLNFIYVHLNRIINEHDLNMMYVTGPGHGGPGLVANTYLEGSYSELYPDISQDELGMKKLFTQFSFPGGIPSHVAAETPGSINEGGELGYCLSHAYGAAFDNPDLLVACVVGDGEAETGPLATSWHSNKFLNPVHDGAVLPILHLNGYKIAGPTVLARIPRDELESLFRGYGYTPHFVEGDDPMEMHQLMAETLDTVVESIRHIQQDARANGFKKRPLWPMIILRSPKGWTGPKEVDGKPTEGTYRSHQVPMGDMSHPGHVKVLEEWLESYRPRELFDETGRLRPELAELAPCGPRRMGANPHANGGLLLRDLHLPDFRDYAVKIPKPGSVSAEATRVQGELIRDVIKLNPETFRVFSPDETASNRWGAVFEVTNRCSTAEIVPGDDHVAPDGRVMEVLSEHQCEGWLEGYLLTGRHGFFSCYEAFIHIIDSMFNQHAKWLDVANHIPWRRPVASLNYLLSSHVWRQDHNGFSHQDPGFIDHVMSKKAEVIRVYLPPDANTLLSVTDHCLRSRNYVNVIVAGKQPSPQWLDMDAAIRHCTAGLGIWEWASNDDGSEPDLVMACAGDVPTMETLAAAELLRQHFPALKIRVVNVVDLMTLQSQNQHPHGLSDEDFDALFTRDKPIIFAYHGYPLLIHKLTYRRANHHNLHVHGFKEEGTTTTPFDMVVLNELDRFHLAKAAIDRVPGLGSEAAAFARFIDDKLSAHGSYIRLHGEDMPEIRNWQWAANGGHSNTSR; this comes from the coding sequence ATGAATAGGCCTGTGAACAGCCCGCTTTCGCTCGACCTCATCCAGAAGATGGACGCCTATTGGCGTGCAGCCAACTATCTCTCGGTTGGCCAGATCTATCTGTATGATAACCCGTTGCTCAAAATTCCCTTGAGTCTTGAGCACGTGAAGCCACGACTGCTCGGCCACTGGGGTACCACGCCGGGGTTGAACTTCATCTATGTCCATTTGAACCGCATTATCAACGAGCATGACCTGAACATGATGTATGTCACCGGCCCCGGGCACGGCGGCCCGGGTCTCGTGGCCAACACCTATCTCGAAGGCAGCTATAGCGAGCTCTATCCGGACATCTCGCAGGACGAACTGGGCATGAAAAAGCTGTTTACGCAGTTTTCATTTCCCGGCGGCATTCCCAGTCACGTGGCGGCGGAGACCCCGGGCTCCATCAATGAAGGCGGTGAACTCGGCTATTGCCTGTCGCACGCCTACGGTGCCGCCTTCGACAATCCCGACCTCCTGGTCGCCTGCGTCGTGGGCGACGGCGAGGCGGAAACCGGTCCACTCGCCACCAGCTGGCATTCCAACAAATTTCTCAATCCGGTGCACGACGGCGCGGTCCTGCCGATCCTGCATCTGAACGGCTACAAGATAGCAGGCCCCACCGTGCTTGCCCGCATTCCCCGTGACGAGCTCGAATCGCTGTTTCGCGGCTACGGCTACACGCCTCACTTCGTCGAGGGCGACGATCCGATGGAGATGCATCAGCTCATGGCTGAGACGCTGGATACCGTGGTCGAAAGCATCCGCCACATCCAGCAAGATGCCCGCGCCAACGGATTCAAGAAGCGTCCGCTCTGGCCGATGATCATTTTGCGGTCACCGAAAGGTTGGACTGGCCCGAAGGAGGTCGACGGCAAACCGACGGAGGGAACCTATCGCTCGCACCAGGTGCCCATGGGCGACATGAGCCATCCCGGGCACGTAAAGGTTCTGGAAGAGTGGCTGGAGAGCTATCGCCCGCGAGAACTGTTCGACGAGACCGGCAGGCTACGGCCCGAACTCGCTGAACTGGCCCCGTGCGGCCCGCGGCGGATGGGCGCCAATCCGCATGCCAATGGCGGCCTGCTATTGCGCGACTTGCACCTTCCGGATTTCCGAGACTACGCAGTGAAGATTCCGAAACCCGGTAGCGTGAGTGCGGAAGCTACGCGCGTCCAAGGCGAACTGATCCGCGACGTGATCAAACTGAACCCCGAAACCTTCCGCGTTTTCAGTCCGGACGAAACGGCGTCGAACCGCTGGGGTGCGGTATTCGAGGTGACCAACCGTTGTTCGACCGCGGAAATAGTTCCCGGCGACGACCATGTCGCGCCGGACGGCCGGGTGATGGAGGTCTTGAGCGAGCACCAGTGCGAAGGATGGCTCGAAGGATATCTGCTCACGGGCAGACATGGCTTTTTCTCCTGCTACGAAGCCTTCATCCACATCATCGATTCGATGTTCAACCAACATGCCAAGTGGCTCGACGTTGCAAACCACATTCCATGGCGGCGGCCGGTTGCTTCCCTGAACTACCTGCTTTCATCACACGTGTGGCGCCAGGACCACAACGGTTTCAGCCATCAGGATCCCGGCTTCATCGATCATGTCATGAGCAAGAAGGCGGAGGTCATCCGCGTCTACCTGCCACCCGACGCCAATACCCTGCTCTCCGTTACCGATCATTGCCTGCGCAGCCGAAACTACGTCAACGTCATTGTCGCAGGCAAACAACCGTCACCGCAGTGGCTCGATATGGACGCAGCCATCAGGCACTGCACCGCCGGGCTGGGTATCTGGGAATGGGCCAGCAATGACGACGGCAGCGAGCCTGACTTGGTGATGGCCTGCGCCGGCGACGTCCCGACCATGGAAACGCTGGCCGCGGCGGAGTTGCTTCGGCAGCATTTCCCGGCACTGAAGATCCGGGTCGTCAACGTGGTCGATCTGATGACTTTGCAGTCACAGAACCAGCATCCGCACGGCCTAAGCGACGAGGATTTCGATGCCCTGTTCACCAGGGACAAACCCATCATCTTTGCCTATCACGGGTACCCCTTGCTGATTCACAAGCTGACCTATCGTCGAGCCAACCATCACAATCTGCACGTTCACGGGTTCAAGGAAGAGGGAACGACGACGACACCATTCGACATGGTCGTGCTCAACGAGCTTGATCGGTTCCATCTGGCCAAAGCCGCTATCGACCGGGTGCCGGGATTGGGTTCGGAAGCGGCAGCCTTCGCTCGATTCATCGACGACAAACTCTCCGCTCACGGATCCTACATCCGGCTGCACGGCGAGGACATGCCAGAAATCCGAAACTGGCAATGGGCCGCAAATGGAGGGCATTCCAATACTTCCAGATAA